The following proteins come from a genomic window of Canis lupus familiaris isolate Mischka breed German Shepherd chromosome 31, alternate assembly UU_Cfam_GSD_1.0, whole genome shotgun sequence:
- the PWP2 gene encoding periodic tryptophan protein 2 homolog has translation MKFAYRFSNLLGTVYRCGNLNFTCDGDSVISPVGNRVTVFDLKNNRSNTLPLATRYNVKCVGLSPDGRLAIIVDEGGDALLVSLVCRSVLHQFHFKGSVHSVCFSPDGRKFVVTKGNLAQMYHAPGRKREFNAFVLDKTYFGPYDETTCIDWTDDSRCFAVGSKDMSTWVFGAERWDNLIYYALGGHKDAIVACFFESSSLDLYTLSQDGALCVWQCDTPPEGLRLKAPTGWRADLLQAAAEEKEDGEEGEEETTVRGKATPAAEEQQGKVRYSRLAKYFFNKEGDFNKLTAAAYHKKTHLLVTGFASGIFHLHELPEFNLIHSLSISDQSIASIAVNSSGDWLAFGCSGLGQLLVWEWQSESCVLKQQGHFNSMVSLAYSPDGQYIVTGGDDGKVKVWNTLSGFCFITFTEHSSGVTGVTFTATGYVIVTSSMDGTVRAFDLHRYRNFRTFTSPRPTQFSCVAVDCSGEVVSAGAQDSFEVFIWSMQTGRLLDVLSGHEGPISSLCFNPVKSVLASASWDKTVRLWDMADSWRTTETLGLTSDALAVTFRPDGAELAVATLNSQITFWDPENAVQTGSIEGRHDLKTGRKELDKVTAKHSAKGKAFTTLCYSADGESILAGGMSKFVCIYHVKEQILRKKFEISCNLSLDAMEEFLNRRKMTEFGNLALIDQDAGAEDGVAIPLPGVRKGDMSSRHFKPEIRVTSLRFSPTGHCWAATTTEGLLVYSLDAQMLFDPFELDASITPARIRAALRQQDFTRAILMAFRLNEKKLLQETLESVPWDEVEVVSSSLPDLYVEKVLEFLASSFEVSRHLEFYLIWTQKLLMVHGQKLKSRAGKVLPAVQFLQKSIQRHLDDISKLCDWNRYNIQYILAVSRQRGRKRPSEPLGSEEEADPSDDDTLHLLGGGQGDGAAQPV, from the exons ATGAAGTTCGCGTACCGG TTCTCCAACCTGCTGGGGACGGTCTATCGCTGCGGAAACTTGAACTTCACGTGCGACGGCGATTCCGTCATCAGCCCCGTGGGGAACAGAGTCACCGTATTCGACCTGAAAAA CAACAGATCCAACACTCTGCCCTTGGCTACTCGGTACAACGTCAAGTGTGTAGGGCTGTCCCCAGACGGCCGCCTGGCCATCATCGTCGATGAAG GGGGGGACGCGCTGCTGGTCAGCCTGGTCTGCAGGTCCGTGCTCCACCAGTTCCACTTCAAGGGCTCCGTGCACAGCGTCTGCTTCTCTCCCGATGGCAG GAAGTTCGTTGTCACAAAAGGCAACCTCGCTCAGATGTACCACGCCCCTGGGAGGAAGCGGGAGTTCAACGCGTTTGTCCTGGACAAAACCTACTTTGGGCCGTACGATGAAACCACGTGCATCGACTGGACAGACGACTCGCG GTGCTTTGCGGTCGGGAGCAAAGACATGTCCACGTGGGTGTTCGGAGCCGAGCGCTGGGACAACCTCATCTACTACGCGCTGGGGGGACACAAGGATGCGATCGTGGCCTGCTTCTTCGAATCCAGCAGCCTAGAC CTGTACACGCTCAGCCAGGACGGCGCCCTGTGTGTGTGGCAGTGCGACACCCCCCCGGAGGGCCTGCGGCTGAAAGCCCCCACGGGCTGGAGGGCAGACCTGCTgcaggcggcggcggaggagaaggaggacggagaggagggggaggaggagaccaCCGTCCGGGGCAAAGCCACGCCGGCTGCCGAGGAGCAGCAGGGGAAAGTCAGATACTCTCGGCTGGCCAA GTACTTTTTCAACAAAGAGGGAGATTTCAACAAGCTGACCGCTGCGGCCTACCACAAGAAGACCCATCTCTTGGTCACCGGCTTTGCTTCCGGAATCTTCCACCTTCACGAGCTGCCTGAGTTCAACCTCATCCACTCCCTGAG CATCTCTGACCAGAGCATCGCGTCCATCGCCGTCAACAGCTCCGGGGACTGGCTTGCCTTTGGCTGTTCAG GTCTGGGCCAGCTGCTAGTGTGGGAGTGGCAGAGCGAGTCCTGCGTGCTCAAGCAGCAGGGTCACTTCAACAGCATGGTGTCCCTGGCCTACTCCCCCGACGGGCAGTACATCGTGACCGGCGGGGACGACGGCAAG GTCAAGGTGTGGAACACCCTCAGTGGCTTCTGCTTCATCACTTTCACGGAGCACTCGAGTGGGGTCACCGGTGTGACCTTCACTGCCACCGGCTATGTCATCGTGACCTCTTCCATGGATGGGACCGTGCGTGCCTTTGACCTTCACAG GTACCGGAACTTCCGCACCTTCACGTCTCCGCGGCCCACCCAGTTCTCCTGCGTGGCCGTGGACTGCAGCGGGGAGGTGGTGTCTGCAGGGGCCCAGGACTCCTTCGAGGTCTTCATCTGGTCCATGCAGACAGGGAGGCTCCTGGAT GTTCTGTCTGGCCACGAGGGCCCCATCAGCAGCCTGTGCTTCAACCCGGTGAAGTCGGTCCTGGCCAGCGCCTCCTGGGACAAGACGGTGCGCCTGTGGGACATGGCGGACAGCTGGAGGACCACGGAGACGCTGGGCCTGACCTCGGACG CTCTGGCTGTGACCTTCCGCCCTGACGGTGCGGAGCTGGCTGTGGCCACGCTGAACTCCCAGATCACCTTCTGGGACCCTGAGAACGCCGTGCAGACGGGCTCCATCGAGGGCAGGCACGACCTCAAGACGGGCAGGAAGGAGCTGGACAAGGTCACCGCCAAGCACTCGGCCAAGGGGAA ggccttcaCGACGCTGTGCTACTCTGCGGACGGCGAGAGCATCCTGGCAGGAGGGATGTCCAAGTTCGTGTGCATCTATCACGTCAAGGAGCAGATCCTCAGGAAGAAGTTTGAGATTTCCTGCAACCTGTCGCTGGACGCCATGGAG GAGTTTTTGAACCGAAGGAAAATGACAGAGTTTGGTAACCTGGCACTGATCGATCAGGACGCTGGGGCGGAGGACGGAGTCGCCATACCATTGCCGGGCGTGAGGAAAG GTGACATGAGCTCTCGGCACTTCAAGCCTGAAATCAGGGTGACTTCGCTTCGCTTCTCTCCCACCG GGCACTGCTGGGCGGCCACCACCACCGAGGGGCTCCTCGTCTACTCCCTGGACGCCCAGATGCTGTTTGACCCGTTTGAGCTGGATGCCAGCATCACCCCCGCGCGGATCCGGGCGGCCCTGCGCCAGCAGGACTTCACCAGGGCCATCCTCATGGCCTTCCGGCTCAACGAGAAGAAGCTGCTGCAGGAGACCTTGGAGTCGGTGCCCTGGGACGAGG TGGAAGTTGTCAGCTCCTCGCTTCCTGACCTGTACGTGGAGAAAGTGCTGGAGTTCTTAGCTTCGTCCTTTGAAGTGTCTCGCCACCTGGAATTTTACCTCATCTGGACCCAGAAGCTGCTCATGGTGCACGGCCAGAAGCTGAAGTCCAG GGCGGGGAAGGTGCTGCCGGCCGTTCAGTTCCTTCAGAAGAGCATCCAACGGCACCTGGACGACATCTCCAAACT CTGTGACTGGAACCGCTATAACATCCAGTACATTCTGGCAGTGTCCAGGCAGCGGGGCAGAAAGCGCCCGTCAGAACCGCTGGGCAGCGAGGAGGAAGCAGACCCGTCCGATGACGACACTCTGCACCTGCTCGGGGGAGGGCAGGGCGATGGGGCCGCACAGCCGGTGTAG